A single genomic interval of Daucus carota subsp. sativus chromosome 1, DH1 v3.0, whole genome shotgun sequence harbors:
- the LOC108208727 gene encoding probable ribosome biogenesis protein RLP24 codes for MRLEKCWFCSSTVYPGHGIQFVRNDAKIFRFCRSKCHKNFKMKRNPRKVKWTKAYRRLHGKDMTQDSTFEFERKRNRPERYDRNLAENTLKAIKKIVKVRADRQSKHILNRMKGNKSAERKRDAKELEQSIHMVKAPGALQKDPSLTLVKVTRRSEENGMKE; via the exons ATGAGATTGGAGAAGTGCTGGTTTTGTTCTTCAACCGTGTATCCTGGTCACGGTATTCAGTTTGTGCGTAACGATGCCAAG ATATTCCGATTTTGTAGGTCCAAATGCCACAAGAATtttaagatgaagagaaatcCCCGTAAAGTTAAATGGACCAAGGCATACAGGCGGTTACACGGGAAGGACATGACTCAG GATTCAAcatttgaatttgaaaggaAGCGTAACAGGCCAGAGAGATACGACAGGAATCTCGCTGAGAATACCCTCAAGGCCATTAAGAAGATTGTGAAAGTTAGAGCTGATAGGCAGAGCAAGCACATTTTGAATAG AATGAAAGGCAACAAATCTGCGGAGCGCAAACGGGATGCAAAGGAGCTTGAACAGAGCATTCACATGGTCAAAGCTCCTGGTGCCCTTCAAAAAGATCCATCCCTTACATTGGTCAAGGTTACCCGGCGTTCAGAAGAAAATGGCATGAAAGAATAG
- the LOC108206384 gene encoding probable disease resistance protein RXW24L: MAEAVVSIVVARVTDLLIQEPLALHGLKDEIQQVVTKLQLIKTFLRDADSRISECQVRTLVADIRALAYDAEHVVESFIVKASSSARNRRKQAIKIKDIESKMSLLSDRIRDNNIKSTSESSNSLSEAPGKLKRFHSFTTVEPEIFVGFHGAVDRLVGHLVKKSDDCYPLISICGMGGLGKTTLAQKIYNHPTIKASFAGLAWVSISQKWQTKLVLQRILICLIHEKKEEILTWDDDKLVENLLEIQQRKKCLIVLDDIWTTDAWDSIKSAFTAQTSVSKLMLTSRNVEVAVHVNREGFIYQPECLNEEQSWELLKLKAVPRGDHLDSRDIFTVMEKLGREMVKKCAGLPLAIVILGGILVTKPSLMEWEKVYADSLGSLEKGKGLGEDQQRELFHVLVWSYNDLPPQLKPCFLYLGKFGEDEQIEVETLYQLWIAEGLVLSTDKREGETMMQVAESYMGELIHRSMVQVTFEDMENSRTKIKSSSLHDLMRDLSLFQAKVEDFSEVIDLREGNDFQFNPSADLRSIDSRQLVVYYDEEHISKQSKSYFVKRSNEQQYRSMLLFNDGVFTCLPKVVGSHVANFRFLRVFCMENAEVDGILYPRSFVRALGSLVYLRYLSVRNVSLSLIPSIQNMVLLQTLKLDLFRPISIPSWLSGNILGKLGHLRHLCLPLSDSTTPKKQKLRFEGLGKLETLENFSNVWCEAKDIPQLINLQKLTLEVDSGCDDVRQTLKNLSSSSNLGYLGISLILHDQPGENVRELFWDYNSILEKLSITGRLAELAQLFENPPRNILNNHVKESLIRITSLTLKSSLLVDDPMPVLEKIPTLRNLDLSYNSFVGKEMVCSSMGFPQLTSLVLDYLPNLVKWNIEEGSMSVLTKLEIFDCSMLEELPEGLIFLTSLRNLFLYRMPKDFIHKLRTVNGKRGQDFYKVAHVPLLAIFNGSKWQYVE, translated from the exons ATGGCTGAAGCAGTAGTGTCGATTGTTGTGGCAAGGGTCACTGATTTATTGATTCAAGAACCCCTGGCTCTTCATGGACTCAAGGATGAAATTCAACAAGTGGTGACCAAGCTCCAGTTGATCAAGACATTCTTACGAGATGCTGATTCGAGGATAAGTGAGTGTCAAGTCCGGACTTTGGTTGCTGACATACGAGCACTTGCTTATGATGCTGAACATGTTGTAGAAAGCTTTATTGTTAAAGCTTCATCCTCTGCAAGAAACAGAAGGAAACAAGCAATCAAGATCAAAGATATAGAAAGCAAGATGTCTCTCCTCTCTGATCGCATCCgtgataataatattaaatcaacATCAGAATCATCAAATTCATTGTCGGAAGCACCTGGAAAGCTAAAGCGATTTCACTCTTTCACAACCGTCGAGCCAGAGATATTTGTGGGATTTCATGGAGCCGTTGATCGACTGGTGGGACATTTGGTGAAGAAAAGTGATGATTGTTATCCGCTTATCTCTATTTGTGGAATGGGCGGTCTAGGTAAGACAACTCTCGCTCAAAAAATATACAATCATCCAACCATTAAAGCATCCTTTGCTGGTTTAGCCTGGGTTTCCATTTCGCAGAAGTGGCAAACGAAACTTGTGTTGCAACGAATACTGATATGTCTCATCCATGAAAAGAAAGAGGAAATTCTTACTTGGGACGATGACAAGTTAGTGGAGAATCTGCTAGAAATCCAGCAGAGGAAAAAATGCTTAATAGTCCTTGATGACATATGGACTACTGATGCTTGGGATTCTATAAAATCGGCCTTCACAGCTCAAACATCTGTAAGCAAATTAATGCTTACCAGCCGTAATGTGGAGGTTGCTGTGCATGTAAATCGAGAAGGATTCATATACCAACCAGAATGCCTAAATGAAGAACAAAGTTGGGAGCTACTTAAGTTGAAAGCAGTTCCCAGAGGAGATCATCTAG ATTCCAGAGATATTTTTACTGTGATGGAAAAATTAGGAAGAGAAATGGTTAAAAAATGTGCCGGCCTTCCACTAGCTATAGTCATTTTAGGCGGAATTCTTGTAACAAAACCTTCACTGATGGAGTGGGAGAAGGTATATGCTGATAGTTTAGGGTCCCTGGAGAAGGGAAAAGGATTGGGAGAAGATCAGCAAAGAGAATTATTTCATGTTCTAGTCTGGAGTTACAATGATTTACCCCCACAATTAAAGCCATGTTTTCTGTATTTGGGTAAATTTGGTGAAGATGAACAGATAGAAGTAGAGACTCTATATCAGTTATGGATTGCCGAAGGGTTGGTACTGTCGACTGATAAAAGGGAAGGAGAAACAATGATGCAAGTAGCTGAATCATATATGGGGGAACTGATCCATAGGAGTATGGTTCAAGTGACATTTGAAGATATGGAAAACTCGCGTACAAAGATAAAATCTTCCTCACTTCATGACCTTATGAGAGACCTATCTCTCTTCCAAGCAAAAGTAGAAGATTTTTCTGAAGTTATTGATCTTCGAGAAGGAAATGATTTTCAGTTCAATCCTTCAGCAGATTTAAGGTCCATTGACAGTcggcaacttgtagtttattatGATGAGGAACATATAAGCAAACAAAGTAAATCCTATTTTGTCAAGAGGTCCAATGAACAACAATATCGTTCAATGTTACTGTTCAATGACGGTGTATTCACTTGTTTGCCGAAAGTAGTGGGGTCACATGTTGCCAATTTCAGGTTCTTAAGAGTTTTTTGCATGGAAAATGCTGAAGTAGATGGTATACTTTATCCTAGAAGTTTTGTGAGAGCGTTAGGAAGCCTTGTGTACTTGAGATATCTTAGTGTAAGGAATGTTTCCTTGTCATTGATTCCATCTATACAGAACATGGTGCTACTCCAGACTCTCAAATTAGATCTATTCAGACCTATATCTATTCCATCATGGCTTTCAGGAAATATTCTGGGCAAGCTGGGACATTTGCGGCATTTGTGTTTACCTCTTAGTGATTCGACAACTCcaaagaaacaaaaattaagGTTTGAGGGATTGGGCAAGTTAGAGACACTGGAAAACTTCAGTAATGTGTGGTGTGAGGCCAAGGATATTCCGCAACTAATCAATCTTCAAAAACTAACATTAGAAGTAGATAGTGGTTGTGATGATGTGAGACAGACCTTGAAAAATCtgtcatcatcttcaaatctcggGTACTTGGGAATTTCTCTTATTTTACATGATCAACCAGGAGAGAACGTGAGAGAGTTGTTTTGGGATTATAATTCCATCCTTGAGAAATTAAGCATAACTGGTCGGCTTGCAGAATTGGCTCAATTATTTGAGAACCCACCGcggaatattttaaataatcatgTTAAAGAATCTTTAATTCGTATCACTTCCTTGACATTAAAGTCATCGCTCCTGGTAGATGACCCAATGCCAGTACTGGAGAAGATTCCTACGCTGCGTAATCTCGATTTATCCTACAACTCATTTGTGGGGAAGGAGATGGTCTGCTCGTCCATGGGTTTCCCGCAGCTCACCAGTCTTGTACTAGACTACCTCCCCAACTTGGTGAAATGGAATATAGAGGAAGGTAGCATGTCCGTTCTCACCAAGTTA